A section of the Clostridiales bacterium genome encodes:
- a CDS encoding Mini-ribonuclease 3 yields the protein MKLDPKSALWTDPLVLAWIGDAYFTLAVREWLVSHSEAGSGALHAKMKSYISAAAQARTWERIYDFLTDEEKDLGRRARNRHNTSWAKNSSLADYKKATALEAVLGYLYLTKNAQRLNDLLSMIIHRR from the coding sequence ATGAAACTTGACCCAAAAAGCGCGCTTTGGACCGACCCTTTGGTGCTGGCGTGGATAGGCGACGCGTATTTTACTTTGGCTGTGAGGGAATGGCTGGTCAGCCATAGCGAAGCAGGTTCGGGCGCGTTGCATGCCAAAATGAAGTCGTATATAAGCGCGGCGGCGCAAGCGCGGACTTGGGAGAGGATATACGATTTTTTGACCGACGAGGAAAAAGATTTGGGGCGGCGCGCGCGCAACCGCCATAACACAAGCTGGGCAAAGAATTCCTCTTTGGCCGATTACAAAAAGGCGACCGCGCTTGAGGCGGTTTTGGGATATTTATATTTGACCAAAAACGCCCAAAGACTAAACGATTTGTTGTCAATGATTATACATCGGCGCTAA
- a CDS encoding FAD-dependent thymidylate synthase, which translates to MDVKSVKPKVTLLRYTPEPEKTVALAAKLCYSDLDIDMLKTDTEAKDASKLINLLIKMGHLSPIEHANFTFSLEGVSRALLAQITRHRIASFSVKSQRYVGADKTFNYIIPPAIEALGQEAIDEYHSQMEQIHNWYIGWQQKLGEGEAGNEDSRFVLPNAAETKLIMTMNARELMHFFALRCCNRAQWEIREVAWRMLEEVLKVAPNLFKTCGPSCVSGACKEGKMSCGKANEVRLRQQALIIPKE; encoded by the coding sequence ATGGATGTAAAAAGCGTAAAACCTAAGGTAACATTATTAAGATATACGCCCGAGCCCGAAAAAACGGTGGCACTTGCGGCTAAGCTTTGTTATTCGGATTTGGACATAGACATGCTAAAAACCGATACGGAAGCAAAAGACGCTTCCAAGTTAATTAACCTGCTTATCAAAATGGGGCATCTATCGCCCATAGAGCACGCTAATTTCACTTTTTCGCTTGAAGGTGTGTCTCGGGCGCTTTTGGCGCAAATCACAAGACACAGGATAGCCAGTTTTTCGGTAAAGTCCCAAAGATATGTGGGGGCGGACAAGACTTTTAATTATATTATCCCGCCGGCTATTGAGGCTTTGGGGCAAGAGGCCATAGACGAATACCATAGCCAAATGGAACAAATACATAATTGGTATATAGGCTGGCAGCAAAAGCTGGGCGAGGGCGAGGCGGGCAACGAAGACTCGAGGTTTGTGTTGCCCAACGCCGCGGAGACCAAATTAATTATGACCATGAACGCGCGGGAGCTTATGCACTTTTTTGCTTTGAGATGCTGCAACCGCGCCCAATGGGAGATAAGGGAAGTTGCGTGGCGCATGCTTGAGGAGGTTTTGAAAGTCGCGCCCAACCTGTTTAAAACTTGCGGACCATCTTGCGTCAGCGGGGCGTGCAAGGAAGGCAAGATGTCGTGCGGCAAGGCAAATGAAGTCCGCTTGCGCCAACAGGCGTTGATTATCCCAAAAGAATAA